The genomic DNA gtgtgtttgtgtgttgaaatgTGAGGCTGGTGAGTCACATGTACTGGATGTTTAGTGCTGTtgatgaacatttaaaaaaacaaacctcaaATGAATAACAATGAATGTCAGACCACTCATATTTCTGCTAATAAATAACTTTTGTAAACCTACATAATAACTGAATTTGACGgcatgtttatgttttcattctctCCCTGTACATACATACttacaaacatatatatattaacagcTTTATTTATATCCCTGGACACTTTCCCCATCGTTATCACTTTCTTCAGTTTCTGGGTTCAGGTAGCTCAGCAGTTTCATCACGGCCTCATTTTCAAAGTCTTGCATTTGCGgggccccccccctctcagcgTCCTCAGACTGTCTCTTTTCATTCAGGCTTTTATCTGAGTCCATGTGACCAAAATAGTCTTGTATGGCCTGTTCAAAAGAGCCCGTCATGCTCTGTCCAGCCTCTTCACGCTTCTGGCTCGACTTGCTGCTTCTGCTGTACGTGGGATTCAGATACTGTACCGGCATCTGAGCTGCCAAATACGCTGCCAGCTCATCCTCAGCCAGGGTGTCGTCGTAGTCGTTCTTCAATGTGCTGGGGAAGCGCCGCTGCGTGGGAGTGGATTCCCCCAAACCTCGCGCAGGCTGAGTGTGAAGTCGTGACAGCGAGCTCTTGTACTGCTTCTGTGTTCTGACAGGAGCTCGGTCGTCCGTGCCCCCTAAACCCAGGATTTTGAGGatttcctctgtcctcagctcctctggggATTTGTGAGTGTCGGGCAGGCGTCTGCTGTAGAATGTAGCCTCAGGAATCTTGTGTATCTTCTTGCTGGATGCCTGAGAGAGCAGGTTTTGTGCTCTGTTTAATTTGCTCATCTTTTGTGACTTCACTTGATTCATCATTTCACCAGTTTTGAGCATGTCCATCAGGTCTTCAGGTGGGATCTGGTATTTTTGGGAGATCTGAATGAACTCGTAGATGGTTCGTGGGAATATGTCGTCTCTGTTCTGTGCctgagctgctctcctctcagtcctctgcttctcctcctcttcctctatctCTCGtttctgctcttcttcctctgttttctccaGAACTTTCAGGAGGTAATAGTCCACCAGGTTGGCAACATTGTTTGGATCGTTTGACCTCTTGACTGGGTaaccttcatcctcctcttcttcatcatcctcattcACCTCTTCGTCATTGTCGTCAACATAATCAAGCCCTCGGTCAATATCATGTTTGtcacccccctcctcttcctcttcctcctcccgtTCTTGCAGTGGACCCCAGTCAAGTGCGACATCCCCTCCTACATTATCGTACGCCACATTCCTCACCTTAAACatatcatcatcctcttcttcctcctcattctcATTCTCCAtgtcatcttcttcatcttggCGCTTGTGCATGGTCTTGACACTAGTCCGCTTGTCCATTTCGTCGAACACAGACTGCAGCGTGGCCAGATTCTGAGGTGTGTACTTCTCCTCTACGTTCTCATTGGTGCGTTTGAAGTGGTTCTCGTACTCTTTACCTGGCCGCTCATCCCCCTCTTCTTCAcccccctcatcctcctcctcatcctcgaaCATTAGCGGCAGCTTCTTGTGGAGCGGGACGCCCTGTTGCTTCTGCTGCACCCTGGGATATACGCTGTCCTTTATGCCTTCTCCTTCGGCACCTGGATGAAGTGAATCTAGCTTGGATGCCTTTTCTGTCTGCTGGAGTGTGCTGAGCACGGCCTGGAGCAGCTCTTCACTCTtgtcctcccttccttcctcttcttcctcatcttcatctttacTCTGCGTAGGGTTAGAAACCAGTCTCAGCATTGCACGTAGCTTCTCTGCATCTTCCATGTGGTTGGCATCGTAGCCCACAGAGAGAGGACTGTGCTGCTGGGAGTCTGTGCCGCTTCTCTGGCGGAGGCTCTCGATGTACTCCAAGGCTTTAATCATGTCAACGTTAGGAGCCAAGGGGCCACTTCCTCTCTGGTAGCCTGATTCGCTCCCCCACAGTTTGTGCTCTCTGAGTGGCACCCCATGAACACCAGAGGAACttaggaagaggaggattagGGGGAGGTtggtaaaacaaatgaggaagAGTTTGCTCGTGGTGGAGGTCTCTGGGAGAGACAGCATGGCGACGCCTGCAGAGGACAACACAATGATGCACATGTCAGCAATAATCTTTACGCATTAAGCTAACACGTTCACAGCGGTTAGTGCTCTGTCGCCCTTATCATCAGTCAAAATGTCTGGTCTGATGACGGCATCACAGACCAATACGACAACTGTATGGATTTTAAGTGAGGAGATCAGGCTGAAAATCTGATCCATGCAccatttaatatttatgttgAATATCTACTTGACAAAATCCAGGTAAATTACcctattattaattttattattattagagagttgttttttttgtagttatttTGGAGTCCTACCGCCTGTTTGCCAGCAGCAGTAATAGCAGCGGCATTCAGCTCCCATACAAATCTCTTTAGTCGTCAAATTGATGTTCTCTGTGAGTCACGGCCCCGTTGTCAGGGCAACCTGGTAAGGCTgatgtttctctttgttttaacCCtagtttctgtttaaacaaactgGTCTGTCCAATAAAGTCTGCAGGgaaataatgtatttaaatgtttatttgaatgCAAGTACATGCAGAATGGAggtatagatagatataaagatgtatataaagatgtatatatattatctatCTATACCTCCATTCTGCATGTACTTGcattcaaataaacatttaaatatatatatatatatacacatatatatatacacatatatatatggatagatagatagatagatagatagatagatagatatatagatagatagatagatagatagatagatagatagatagatagatagatagatagatagatagatagatagatagatagatagatagatagatagatagatagatagatagatagatagatagatagatagatagatagatagatagatagatagatagatagatagatagatagatagatagatagataggttaTAGATACAGTTGGgtatttctgtattaatataGATTCACATTTTtcgtgcatacacacacaatgtaaaacGGACCATACTCGacgagaatttttttttattctgccacttttactttttaaatttaaaaactcGGCTCAGTAATCGTTTTTGACGTTTTTTACGTCAGGCAAAATGTTTGCGCTGTAACACGGTAAAGCCGgttgaaaaaaaactgcagatcGCTGAATGTGAACAAAGAAACGCGGCGAGCAGCGCAAACACAACCTCTTCGCCTCCACATCTGTGTCGGAGCATCAGGTTGGCAAACAGCTACTGTTACACACAGCGGCTGAAGTGACAGGGAAAGGAAATCCGTCTGCATTTAGTGCGAAGTCAACATGTCTACAGCCGTGTTGCAGAGTGTGAAAGAAAGAACACACAAGAGTTACCTTTGTAATTAGTTGGTTGGTCGGCAGCTGAGCATCTCTGTGCCTCACAGAGTCCGTGTTGTTCTCAGCACCGCGGACAGCTCCTCACGCTATTAGAGGGAGCACCTGACTCGTgcgtcacaaacacacatacacacacacacagaggcgggggggggggggcgtataCGCAACTCACCCAcgcacacagcagacacactcaCGCGCCGGTGATTTGAGTCAGCcaaagcaaaataataaaaagtgctTTGCTCTTTGAATATGAACTGAAATAGTTTGGAGGCAGCACGATGTCTTTTTGTCGCATCTCATGGGGAAATTAATATATCCATAATGAGGCTATAAATGAGCAGTGAGGGAAATGAGTGGTGCGACTGTCACTGCTTCTATAGGAAATATAGTCTGCAGgctgacatatatatatatgcctgTTTGAGATATGATGAACTGTTGTGGGCATGTTCTTAGGTGAGAAAGCTGCTTAAAGTCATATGTTCAgctttttgctgttttcttcttACTAAATCACTAAATAAATGCTGTTAAATTGCTGACAAACACTTGTTTATGGGTTATTATTTTTCTACACTGTAAAGGTTCTTGTTTTGCTCAGTACAAAGCTGCCGGGAGGCAATCAGATGAAGTTAATTTATTCTTGTTTCACATTTTCGAATAAAACTGTCTAAACTCAGATTATTCATCTtcattctgcttctttttttcttttactaaaTCACAGAGTAACTGTGCTGTTTAATTGTAGATAAACACATCATAGATGTTGTTCAAGGTCCATTGTTTTTCTAAACACTGTAAAGGTTTATAATAGTATATTATCTTGCACTGTTGGCTGCTGCCATTGACTCctgttgtgtctctgctgcggcacagggacagagacagttGAGGTCCACCGATGACTCACATATGGACTCCGCCAAAGCCTGAGACGGGCGGGGTGACAGAGGGGCTGCtgcagaggagtgtgtgtgtgtgtatgtgtatgtgtatgtgtatgtgagagagagagagagagagagagagagagagagagagagagagagagagagagagagagagagagagagagagagagagagagagagagagagagagagagagagagactttcgACGTCAGCAAGGCGCGCTGTGGTCTCTATTTTTGGCTGCCTGTCAAatctgtgtgtacgtgtgtgtgtttgtgtgtgtttttgtttgtgtggttgcTTGCACTTCCATTCATAAACCCCTTGTTGCTGTTTTTGATGTGTGTTCAGGCTACAGCTGACCTGTCTGATATTCGGTGGCACATTGTTAATAGAATATAACAAAAAATTCATCAACTCACATGGTCTGTGATGCTTCCCGCAGTGAAGAAAGTATGTGATTGTTGAAATACCACTGAATGgtaaaattaaaatgataattttGTTGATATTTCCAAGTGGAGGCATTCATAAAAATACTTTCTTTGTGGCAAATGCAGGTACCAAACATAATCATTTTCCGGagctaaaaaaaacactgcattgATATTGCTGTTAATACAAATACGGCAATGTTCCTTCAAAGTCCTTAAAAACTTAAGGGGAACAAAGCCCACCTTTCTAATGATGTCACATGACCAGGATACCAAAAGAAACCAGGACAAAAGAGCAGATTTTAATCTCATATCTCATTCAGCTTAATTACACccgcccacccacacacacacacacacagtgccagCTTTGTAGCGATAAAGCTGGAGCTGTCTGGCTAATTGCttgtggttgtgtctgtggcagGATTACTGGTAAACAGAAACCCATTACAGCTCAGTTCCACCCTGATTTCCTctgaaaaaaagacacagacaaGGTTTCTCTCAGGTCATATGAGAACTTTTTTACTGGCAATTACTAGTTTTCCGCTCCAATCACATTTTTCACAGCAGTGTGGTGTGACTGCTCGTATTCCaattttttgtaaaacaaaaatgtgagTTGTAGCCAGTGCAGGTAATGGCACGTGTACCTTCACCTCAGACTACAGTCTTATTACAAAGTGTATGGAAATTATGGTGTGGCTCTTGTTTGGGTTCCGCTTCCATGTGAACCGGGTTTAAACATAACGACCAattctaaaaaacaaaacttgaGAACTTACCCTTGCCTTTCTGTGAACTTCAATGAAGATGGCATTTGACTTATCTCAGCTTTTCAGACGTATTACATGGTCTTCAACAGCAGGGAAATGCAGTACATTCAAATTTTAAATAGCTCTCAGTAGAGCGAGTGCCtgcgccaaggcccaacaatacCATTATACTCAATCAATttgaaaaatgcaaattaaatatAGATATCCTAACGTTAGAGAAATTGAAATCCTGAATCTTCCCcttgatctggatctgcaccaaataatttctggtttcttccctgacccatattaCATCCTTCATGGTTCCATCCATTTGCTTTTGTTTGATCctgcttaaaaacaaacatacaaatcaaCAAACTAATGGACAGGGTTGAAAACGTAACCTCATTGGTGAGGTAAATgaataagtataaaaacacatctttcaTCTGGTGATTAGAATCCCTATCGCTGATGAAAAGTGTACATTTAATGCTCATGACAACCTTTTGATACAGTTGAAAGCTCTGGAAAACATAAGTAGGTGGAGCTTGagattcttctctttttcctccttttcttttttcgtACAGAGATTTTCCAGTGATGAGTTGCTAAAAGTCAGCAAATGACTAGTCTGCACTGTTACATTACACTGGGATGTTGTGCTGGTAATAAGCACACCCTGCAGTAAAACGTGTAATAACCCAGAGCCATTATTTGGTACATAATGCCATGGGGGATATGAAGCAGCATCTTGCGGATTTGAAGATTTGCTTGAAATCTTAAAGGTTGAAAATTCATCctgcaaaaacaagaggaaaaacacttgCGCTAATGTAGGACCCTATTGTGtcgaaaaaaattgttttatacaGATTTTAATAACACTTTACATaaatcccagtgtgtgtgttctcagccCCATCAAAGCACATTAGAATCCGTCTTTACAGACAAACGCTCTCCTGGTCGACGGCACCATTTCCTCCCTCCtgtttccctctcctctgtgtgtgtgtttgtccctgaGTGACTGACACCGGCTGCTCCCCATTCATTACCACCAAGCCTGACAGCCCATAATTCTGCTCCTTAGCTCAGGTTTCAGATGCTTGGCAGGCAcaatgtagagagagagagacagggagtgagggagagggaaaggTTGTGAATGGGTTTACAGAGTTTGACGTCAGAGTAAGCTCTGTCTTTACTGgtcgattgtgtgtgtgtgtgtgtgtgtgtgtgtgtgtgtgtgtgtgtgtgtgtgtgtgtgtgtgtgtgtgtgtgtgtgtgtgtgtgtgtgtgtgtgtgtgtgtatgtgtgtatgtgtgtgtgtgtgtcagggaaataaataattgtgatgcatcagtttttttttttcttttatgaaaTGTGAGATGTGGCACCAGATTGGGTCAGAGTCTCTCCAGGGCATTTATAGCCCAGCAGAgcagaaatacaaaatgttccCTTACCCATTTGTCACCTTTTCCCGAAAGGATGACGACAATAAAGTTAAGTTCTGAAACCTGCATGTTTATAGACGTCACCTCTGTCTGGGAGGTGTGGCTACAGGAGAATGATTGTTTACTACTGGGCGACAGAAAGGGATCAGAATAAGAAGACAAAATGCCTGATatttacaaaacacttttgtgaGACAGCTATTAAAAGATTCTGTACTAATGTTTGATATCCGACAATTTATATAACTGTGCCTGAGTCTGGTTcacgttgtgtttttgtgtttgtctggttTGAATATGCACAGCAGGATGACTCATCTGGCTGCTGACGCGTTGTGAGGAGGAAACAGCAGAAACAATCAGACCACTGTGGCTGTTTatgaaaatagaaatgaaaTTGGCCGGACCTTTAGCACGTATGGAAATTCAAAACAGGGAGCTAAAGACAGGTGGGAGGGGCTTTGAACAGATCTGACTGAGATCTGTAGCATTACACAGATATTTGCACTTGATACAGTGGGTTACTACAGTAAATAGAACAAATAGACGATTTGTATGATTCAATTCATGTTTGAACAAACCTCAATATAACCTATAAACATATTtcattaaatatacatataaaataataatatcaatcCTTATTACATTgacatttgtgtgttgtttttactggtaagtttggtttcaatAAGTTATCTTGTGCTATAAAAAGTAGTTGAAATGTCACgattggcagctgagactgacttacGATTGGTCGAGGGCATGTATTGACTGGACCACCCCCTGATCACCACTTTGTAAACTTTGGTTTCCAATGTGTACAATGTGTTCGTATTCAGTATATTTTGGCATTGTTTCTAGATTAGTGGGAGGAGTTGAagatgtgtcatccatctttatggaCCATCTATGTTCCTGACCTTTTCCCCCCACACTGGATTTACACATTTAGCTACTATTCATATTACTGTTCATTACCAAGTAATGTCCTAGATACAAATGTGCATACCTCATTTTAATTTGGGCAACTCTATTGTCCACTCTTGTGTTAAAActggatttaatttaaatgtaactgTCTGTGGTGAtcagggttgcaaaggggcggacaatttccggaaacttttcggaaactttccacgagaatattaagctcgggaatttggggaattttgaaaaaaaaaaaaatgtgcaaattaaacgctgagcaataaaaacatcattcaaaactctattttaaagatgtatggaatgcagcacatgctgcatgttgagtttcaaccctccactgtgcattcttcgatcacatgcacagatcattcccagcatccttcactctacagcagggctattgaggcctgctgtagtgtgcaggactagtcaggtaagtttcgatgatattactcgggaaaatatattagcatgctgattgaggattgttcatctgttcatctagcctatttccattcatttatccatcaattgtaaaacatgtttacagacgattccaattgtttggctaactatttatatctctggcattgcattagtgtttttttacaaacttttttctcatcttattctacagaacaatgccacgtgcactatctcatgtgtggagacatttcaccccatccaatgtagaaagaaaggcagtatttgcaaa from Limanda limanda chromosome 6, fLimLim1.1, whole genome shotgun sequence includes the following:
- the scg2a gene encoding secretogranin-2a, producing the protein MLSLPETSTTSKLFLICFTNLPLILLFLSSSGVHGVPLREHKLWGSESGYQRGSGPLAPNVDMIKALEYIESLRQRSGTDSQQHSPLSVGYDANHMEDAEKLRAMLRLVSNPTQSKDEDEEEEEGREDKSEELLQAVLSTLQQTEKASKLDSLHPGAEGEGIKDSVYPRVQQKQQGVPLHKKLPLMFEDEEEDEGGEEEGDERPGKEYENHFKRTNENVEEKYTPQNLATLQSVFDEMDKRTSVKTMHKRQDEEDDMENENEEEEEDDDMFKVRNVAYDNVGGDVALDWGPLQEREEEEEEEGGDKHDIDRGLDYVDDNDEEVNEDDEEEEDEGYPVKRSNDPNNVANLVDYYLLKVLEKTEEEEQKREIEEEEEKQRTERRAAQAQNRDDIFPRTIYEFIQISQKYQIPPEDLMDMLKTGEMMNQVKSQKMSKLNRAQNLLSQASSKKIHKIPEATFYSRRLPDTHKSPEELRTEEILKILGLGGTDDRAPVRTQKQYKSSLSRLHTQPARGLGESTPTQRRFPSTLKNDYDDTLAEDELAAYLAAQMPVQYLNPTYSRSSKSSQKREEAGQSMTGSFEQAIQDYFGHMDSDKSLNEKRQSEDAERGGAPQMQDFENEAVMKLLSYLNPETEESDNDGESVQGYK